A window of the Candidatus Methylomirabilota bacterium genome harbors these coding sequences:
- a CDS encoding cyclic nucleotide-binding domain-containing protein: protein MPSPAETGAFLKTVRLFQEFAEPELLALASRLHERPLRKGQVLFREGDRGEEMFVVRSGSVIISKAVTGRVEQVLGREGSGSFFGEMSLVDRAPRSATVQAEADTMLLVLDRDNLKVLTEINPRAAAAFFQALVHVFIDRLRASGNLVAEVTRWGLEATGLDVESR, encoded by the coding sequence GTGCCGAGCCCGGCCGAGACCGGCGCCTTTCTCAAGACCGTCCGCCTGTTCCAAGAGTTCGCCGAGCCGGAGCTGCTGGCCCTGGCCTCGCGCCTCCACGAGCGTCCTCTCCGGAAGGGTCAGGTGCTGTTCCGAGAGGGGGACCGGGGGGAGGAGATGTTCGTCGTGCGCAGCGGCTCCGTGATCATCTCCAAGGCGGTCACCGGGCGCGTCGAGCAGGTGCTGGGGCGTGAGGGCAGCGGGAGCTTCTTCGGTGAGATGAGCCTCGTCGACCGCGCCCCCCGCTCGGCCACCGTGCAGGCCGAGGCGGATACGATGCTGCTCGTGCTGGATCGCGACAACCTCAAGGTCCTCACCGAGATCAACCCCCGCGCGGCCGCCGCGTTCTTCCAGGCCCTCGTCCACGTGTTCATCGACCGGCTCCGGGCTTCCGGCAACCTGGTGGCCGAGGTCACCCGCTGGGGCCTGGAGGCGACCGGGCTCGACGTCGAGTCGCGATGA
- a CDS encoding DinB family protein produces MAPGFDQSLAPELATYGRELCWILEQTATCVQGLTAAQLNWRPATGSANSACAIVSHVLGSTRVYALGFGCGQPVRRDRDAEFAAAGTDARPLVAALRQLAADITRALAGLAPADLDVRFTPPRELWGTGELVEISRRGALVESIRHASLHLGELRLTRDLAVGQA; encoded by the coding sequence ATGGCCCCGGGCTTCGACCAGTCGCTCGCGCCCGAGCTGGCCACGTACGGCCGGGAGCTCTGCTGGATCCTGGAGCAGACCGCGACGTGCGTGCAGGGGCTCACCGCCGCGCAGCTCAACTGGCGCCCGGCCACGGGCTCGGCCAACAGCGCCTGCGCCATCGTCAGCCACGTCCTCGGCAGTACGCGGGTCTACGCGCTGGGGTTCGGCTGCGGCCAGCCGGTCCGTCGCGATCGGGACGCCGAGTTCGCCGCGGCGGGGACCGACGCCCGACCGCTCGTGGCCGCGCTGCGCCAGCTGGCCGCGGACATCACGAGGGCGCTGGCCGGGCTCGCGCCCGCCGACCTGGATGTGCGGTTCACGCCCCCGCGCGAGCTCTGGGGCACCGGAGAGCTCGTCGAGATCTCCCGGCGGGGCGCGCTCGTGGAGAGCATCCGGCACGCGAGCCTGCATTTGGGCGAGCTTCGCCTCACCCGCGACCTCGCGGTGGGCCAGGCTTGA